The genomic region GAAGCCCAGAATGTCGCCGGCGGTCTGGCCCGCGGCGATTCTCGACGGCAGGGATTGGTGGCTGATGCCCGCACCGTGACCCCAGCCGGCGCCGGTGAAGGTGACGTGATCGCCGGCGGCCAGGGTCGGGGTGCTGAAGCCGGCCCTCTGGGCGGCCGCGGGCCGGCTCGGAGGAACACCCCACACCGCGACGGCCAGGAACACCGGCAGCGCGGCGGCCAGCGCGACGCCGCGGCCGGGCCGGAAGCTCACCAGCCGGCGCCCGAAGCGCCGAACGGGGGAGTGGTCGGAAGCGAGGGAACGGACAGCCGGCGCTGCAAGGCGTGGACCCACCGGGGGGCCCGCCGGGCGGGCGCGCCGGGATCGAAGTCCGGAAGAGGGGCGGCCGGCACAAGCCCTGCGCCGGCGACGATGTCTCATGAAGATTTGTTTCCGAAGTCGTCACCACCCCTTGCCATTTACATCATCGCCCACATTCACCACTTTTGCAACAGGAGGAACAAACCGAGGCCCGCTTGTCCCGCACCGAGCGCGGCACCGATCCGCCGCTGGAAGCCGACCGAGACCCGAGGAGACTGTCGAGCAATGCTCCCGACACCCCAACAGTAGGAGTGTCATTCCGGCGAAGGCCGGAATCCAGGACCGCCCCACCCGACCAGCGCTGCTCGTGGATTACTCAGCACACTCCGAGTGCCCTGGCCGGGGACTTCGTTGGATCCCCCCCCCCCCGAACTAGGCTGGCGACGATGTCTCGCGCTGGGGTTCGTCGACGGGCCGTGCGTGCCGCGGTGGCGTCGGTCGCGGTCGTCGCCGTGTTGCCGCTGTGGGCCGGCGACGCTGGGGCGGAGACCCAGATCGAGGACCTCGAGGACATCGCGCCGCCGCCGGCCTCCGAGGATCCGACGCCGCCGGACGAGGGCCTGTTGCCGGACGTCCTCGAACCGGGGACAGAGCCGCCGTCGGCGTCCGATCCCGCGCGGAGGTACCACAGTCTCGGCTCGCAGCTCAGCACGCTCGCTGTCGCCGCCGATTATGGGGCCGGCGACGGCCTGCCTGACACGGATATGACCGAGGGCGCGAAGCCGCCGACGCTGCCGGGCGGCACCAACTCCACGGTGAGCTTGAGCGAGCCGATGCTGCTCACGATCCAGCTCGACGGCAACCAGGACGGGGTGCTGGCGTTCTTGGCCGAGCACGGGATCACGCCGGCCAACGTGGGATCCGACTACCTCGAGGCGGCGGTGCCGCCCACGCTGCTGGCGCAGCTGGCCCGCCAGACCGGGGTGGCGCGCGTGCGCGAGCTGCCGACGCCCCAGCGACTTCTCGGCACCACCACCAGCGAGGGCCTCGCCGTGCACGAGGCCAGCCGGTGGCATTTCGCCGGGCACAAGGGGCAGGGCGTCAAGATCGGCGTGATCGATGCGGTCTCGCCGAGGCTTCCTGACGGCACCAGGGGGTGGGGCAAGGACGGCTTCACCGGGTTGCTCGCTCGTATGGGGAACGAGCTCAAGGACGGCTACACCGGGTTGCTCGCTCGTACGGGGAACGAGCTGCCGCTCACGGTGAAGGGCATGTGCTTTCCCGGCCCCGGCGTCGCCACATTCGACCTGAGGGACTGCGACGCGCGGCACGGCTCCGACCACGGCACCCAGGTGGCTGAGACGGTGATGGACATCGCGCCCGAGGCGTCGCTCTACATCTCGAACGCCAGCACCTTCGCCGACCTCCAGCGAGCCGTCGAGTGGATGCACGCCCAAGGGGTGAAGGTGATCGTCTACTCGATCGGCTGGACCTTCCACGGCGCCGCCGACGGCAGCTCGCCGATCACGCCCAGCCCATTGAACACGGTCAAGTGGGCCACCGATCGCGGGATCGTCTGGGTCAACTCGGCCGGCAACGGGGCGCAGCGCAACTGGTACGGCCCGTTCACCGACACCGACGACGACGGCTACCACGAGTGGTGGCAGGAGGGCGGCTCGGTCGACGAGGGCCTGCGCTACTCGTGGACTGGTATCGGCCGCAGCGAGGTCACGGTGTTCATGCGCTGGGACGACACCTGGGGCGGCGCCGCCAAGGACCTCGATCTGCAGCTGATTCACCGCGCTGATGCGAACGCGCCCTGGCGGGTGGTCGCAGCGAGTGCGGACACCCAGAACGGCGGGTCCGCGGATTATCCGTACGAGGCGATCACCCGCTTCGAAGGCGTCGGCGCAGGCGAGTATGAGATCGTCGTCAAGAAACGGGCCGGCAGCGCCGCGCCTGCCTGGCTGCAGTTGCGGATCTTCGGTCGGCACACTCTGAGTGAGCATCGCGTTGCTGCCAGCTCAATCGCCACCCCCGCCGACAGTCCCAGTTCGGGGCTGCTGGCCGCCGGCTCCGCAGACGTGAAGGACATCCGTAGTGTCTCCTCCTACAGCGCCCGGGGCCCCACGCCGGACGGGCGGACCAAGCCCGATCTGGTCGCCGGCACCTGCAGCGACATCTCGGGAAAGCAGTATCCATTCTGTGGCACGAGCGCGGCGGCGCCGCACCTGGCCGGCTTGGCGGCACTGGTCCGGCAGCGCTTCCCGACGTTGACTGCCACACAGGTTGCCGCCTATCTCAAGTCCAACGCCGCAGAGCGCGGCGAAACAGGGCCGGACAACGAATGGGGCCATGGCTTCGCCCAACTGCCCAGCACCGGCCTGCCCGCGGTCGACCGGGATGTCGATTGCGTGACCGACCTCGCCGGGAACGGGACGGTCCAAGGGCACTGGACCGGTGTCTGCGAGTCCTCGGGAGACACTGACGTATTCGGTCGCTTCTACCAGTTCAGCCTCGCGGAGCGGCGCCAGGTCACGATCGACCTCGATTCCTCTCGGCACCTTTCGGCCCTCTACCTGCGGAGCGGCTTGGGGCAGCTTTCCGGCGAGCCGCTGCACAGCGACACGGGCAGCTGGATCGACGTCAACTTCGAGCCCGACTCGCAGATCAGCCAGTCGCTGCCCGCCGGCGACTACACGATCGAGGCGACCACGATCAAGACGCTCACCACCGACGGCGACACTCGTCTTGGAGCATTCACGCTCACGGTGGCCGGTCTGGCGACGGACGCGCCGACGGCAGGACCGGAGGTCAGCATCGCGGCCGGTGCGGCGATCACCGAGGGCGCCTCCGCCAGCTTTACGATCAGTGCTGATCCGGCGCCGACCGCGCCGCTGGCGGTCTCGCTGGTCGTCAACGATTTGGGCGCCTTCGCCGCGAGCGGCGCCGCCGGTCCGCAGACGGTGACGATTCCCACATCCGGCTCGGTGACACACAGCGTGGCCACCGTCGATGACAAGGTCGGCGAAGCCGACGGCGTCATCACCGCGACGCTGGTCGCGGGCGGAAGCTACACGGTGTCGGAGACGCAGGGTGCGGCCACCGTCGCGGTGGCGGACAACGAGCCGGTGGTCAGCATCGCCGGCGACGCCGACCCGATAACAGAAGGCGAGACCGCGACCTTCACCGTGTCCGTGACCCCCGCGCCGTCCGCGCCGCTGAGGCTGGGCGTCACGCTGAAGATCACCCAGCGGGGCGATTACGCCGCACCGGGCGAGACCGGCACGTGGGTCATCACCGTTCCCACGACTGGATCCGCGCAGCTGACCATCGCCACCGTCGACGACGTTGTGGGGGAACGAACCGGCGGGATCACGGCGACGATCCTCCGAGCTCCGGGACTCAACATGTTCGCGGCGCAACGCATTGCCGAGGTCATCGTGTGGGACAACGAGCCGGTGATCACCGTCACTCGAGACCTCGACGTGACCGAAGGCGAGGACGCGGTCTTCAGCGTCTGGGCCAGGCCGCCGCCGTCGGTGCCGCTCAGTGTCACGCTGACGATCACGCAGCAGGGCGACTACGCGGAACCGGGCGCGACCGGCACCAGGACCGTCACGATTCCCACGGCCGGATCCGGGCGGCTCAGCTCCTCCGCGCAGTTCACCGTCGCCACCGTCGACGACGACGCGGTCGAAGCCGACGGCGCGATCACGGCCACGCTGCAGCCGAGCCAGCGGTACCGCACCCCCCGCACGATCTCCAGAACGACCTCCGGCATGGAAGCCACGGTGGCGGTGGCGGACAACGACGGACTTCGGGCTGACCCCCCGGCAGACCCCTCCTGCATGCATGATCTCGCCGGTCCCGGCAAGGTCAGCGGCGAGTGGACTGGGGCGTGCCTGACCGCCACGGGCACCTCAGGGAAGAGCGCCGAGTACTACAGCTTCAGACTCGATCAGGAGAGCCGGGTCACGATCGATCTGCGGGGAGAGCAGGGCGGCAGCAGGGACACGTATCTCTATCTGAGGAAGGGGCGCGGGGAGCGTTCAGCCGCTCTGGTGGCGCAGAACGACGACGGTCGGCCCCGGTCCGGCGCGTACCCCCTGTCGGCATTGCTCGAGGTCACGTTGGCGGCCGGCGACTATACGATCGAAGCCACCACCTACGGATCGCGGGTGAGGGGTCCGTTCACCTTGGAGGTGACCGGCATCCCGCCGCAGACTCCCAGGACGCAGCGGACTCCTACGACGCCGCAGACTCCTGAGGTCAGCGTCAGCGGCACCGCCGGCGTCACCGAAGGCGCCGACGCGGTCTTCACCGTCACCGCGGCGCCCGCGCCGTCAACGCCGCTGACCGTCTCGCTGGCTGTCACGCAGCAGGGCGACTACGCGGGCGCGGGCGCAACCGGCACGAAGACCGTGACGGTCCCCACGAGTGGCTCGGTGACCCACACCGTCGCCACCGTCGACGACTCGACCGACGAAGCGGACGGCGGAATCACCGCGACCCTGAGCGCCGGTCAGGGCTACACCGTCTCATCCTCCGGGGGCGTTCACACGGTGAGCGTGTCCGACG from bacterium harbors:
- a CDS encoding S8 family serine peptidase; translated protein: MSRAGVRRRAVRAAVASVAVVAVLPLWAGDAGAETQIEDLEDIAPPPASEDPTPPDEGLLPDVLEPGTEPPSASDPARRYHSLGSQLSTLAVAADYGAGDGLPDTDMTEGAKPPTLPGGTNSTVSLSEPMLLTIQLDGNQDGVLAFLAEHGITPANVGSDYLEAAVPPTLLAQLARQTGVARVRELPTPQRLLGTTTSEGLAVHEASRWHFAGHKGQGVKIGVIDAVSPRLPDGTRGWGKDGFTGLLARMGNELKDGYTGLLARTGNELPLTVKGMCFPGPGVATFDLRDCDARHGSDHGTQVAETVMDIAPEASLYISNASTFADLQRAVEWMHAQGVKVIVYSIGWTFHGAADGSSPITPSPLNTVKWATDRGIVWVNSAGNGAQRNWYGPFTDTDDDGYHEWWQEGGSVDEGLRYSWTGIGRSEVTVFMRWDDTWGGAAKDLDLQLIHRADANAPWRVVAASADTQNGGSADYPYEAITRFEGVGAGEYEIVVKKRAGSAAPAWLQLRIFGRHTLSEHRVAASSIATPADSPSSGLLAAGSADVKDIRSVSSYSARGPTPDGRTKPDLVAGTCSDISGKQYPFCGTSAAAPHLAGLAALVRQRFPTLTATQVAAYLKSNAAERGETGPDNEWGHGFAQLPSTGLPAVDRDVDCVTDLAGNGTVQGHWTGVCESSGDTDVFGRFYQFSLAERRQVTIDLDSSRHLSALYLRSGLGQLSGEPLHSDTGSWIDVNFEPDSQISQSLPAGDYTIEATTIKTLTTDGDTRLGAFTLTVAGLATDAPTAGPEVSIAAGAAITEGASASFTISADPAPTAPLAVSLVVNDLGAFAASGAAGPQTVTIPTSGSVTHSVATVDDKVGEADGVITATLVAGGSYTVSETQGAATVAVADNEPVVSIAGDADPITEGETATFTVSVTPAPSAPLRLGVTLKITQRGDYAAPGETGTWVITVPTTGSAQLTIATVDDVVGERTGGITATILRAPGLNMFAAQRIAEVIVWDNEPVITVTRDLDVTEGEDAVFSVWARPPPSVPLSVTLTITQQGDYAEPGATGTRTVTIPTAGSGRLSSSAQFTVATVDDDAVEADGAITATLQPSQRYRTPRTISRTTSGMEATVAVADNDGLRADPPADPSCMHDLAGPGKVSGEWTGACLTATGTSGKSAEYYSFRLDQESRVTIDLRGEQGGSRDTYLYLRKGRGERSAALVAQNDDGRPRSGAYPLSALLEVTLAAGDYTIEATTYGSRVRGPFTLEVTGIPPQTPRTQRTPTTPQTPEVSVSGTAGVTEGADAVFTVTAAPAPSTPLTVSLAVTQQGDYAGAGATGTKTVTVPTSGSVTHTVATVDDSTDEADGGITATLSAGQGYTVSSSGGVHTVSVSDDDVPEISVTAGADIDEGGSASFTITADPAPHTSLTVSLTVTQQGDYAAAGATGTKTVTVATSGSVTHTVATTDDSADEADGSVTVTLKAGSGYTVSSAQRVATVGVSDDDAPPATTPEVSVTAGAGITEGGNAGFTITASPAPASPLSVSVTVTQTGDFAASGTTGGQTVTVPVSGSVSHTVATTDDSTDEADGSVTVTLKAGSGYTVSSSRGAVSVAVADDDAPPPVPACVTADAALLAQVLAKTQDPWNGARPDLLDTFTRAHNTMLGTDTYTVADLKARPDRHESNWQGDGPNALWQKVYAELDRLQACREKPQTPPPPPPPPTPEVSVTAGAGVTEGAAASFTFTAAPAPASPLTVTITVTQTGDYGAPTGTKTVTVPTGGAKTYSVATAGDSTDEADGSVTVTVKAGSGYTVSSSQGAATVAVADDDDPTPPPPPLPPPPPPPPDPDPEVRVTAGGGVTEGQNASFTVTAAPAPSAPLAVSVTVTQSGDYGASTGTRTVTVPTGGAKSF